From the genome of Halictus rubicundus isolate RS-2024b chromosome 2, iyHalRubi1_principal, whole genome shotgun sequence, one region includes:
- the LOC143365386 gene encoding uncharacterized protein LOC143365386: protein MRDRNLVGGGPVVATTKRKKKKKRHLELGRRKRDSHPGWRCTRAGAPAKSGNRRLDVEQEEDDEEESEEGWSGSRTKDRGSTLAGELEVEGRRTARRVVSGYHHRQGRPTTSWTGRPRGFSW, encoded by the coding sequence ATGCGAGACCGAAACCTGGTCGGTGGTGGACCAGTTGTCGCGAcgacgaagaggaagaagaagaagaagagacacCTGGAATTGGGTCGGAGGAAGCGTGACAGCCATCCGGGCTGGCGGTGTACGAGAGCAGGTGCGCCGGCGAAGAGCGGCAACAGGAGGTTGGATGTAGAACAGGAGGAGGACGACGAAGAGGAGTCGGAGGAGGGGTGGTCGGGTAGCCGAACCAAGGATAGAGGGTCGACTCTGGCCGGTGAGCTGGAGGTCGAGGGAAGAAGAACGGCCCGCCGAGTCGTCTCGGGGTACCATCATCGACAGGGTCGGCCTACAACCAGCTGGACTGGACGGCCTCGCGGGTTTTCGTGGTAA